The following coding sequences lie in one Spinacia oleracea cultivar Varoflay chromosome 1, BTI_SOV_V1, whole genome shotgun sequence genomic window:
- the LOC130463710 gene encoding uncharacterized protein, protein MLSGKSPLDPFPRIEVCESDGGRIATPHDDPLVVDFKISNMRVKRILIDTGSSSDIMSVECLNRLAHDPKTMDSIHYPIIGFGGSIIHHVGVITLPVRIRDRKNGRKMDVNFLIVKDLTVYNVILGRPTLNKIKAVVVTHLMLLKFVYDDGAIGTIHGD, encoded by the coding sequence ATGCTGTCAGGAAAGTCACCTCTGGACCCATTCCCACGGATCGAGGTATGTGAGTCAGATGGTGGACGAATAGCCACTCCGCATGATGATCCTCTTGTGGTCGATTTCAAAATATCCAATATGAGGGTGAAGCGCATCCTAATAGACACGGGGAGCTCGTCTGACATAATGAGCGTGGAATGCCTCAACCGCCTAGCACATGACCCCAAAACCATGGATAGCAtacactatcccatcattggttttggaggaAGCATTATACATCATGTAGGCGTCATCACTTTGCCGGTTCGGATTAGGGATAGAAAAAATGGACGGAAGATGGACGTGAACTTCCTAATTGTTAAGGACTTGACAGTATACAACGTCATCTTGGGACGACCTACCCTGAACAAGATTAAAGCagtagtcgtcacccatctgatgcttttgaagtttgtatatGATGATGGGGCAATAGGGACCATACATGGAGACTAA
- the LOC110776546 gene encoding uncharacterized protein: MTLRHMSTSFSEDIMNAPKEPKVKTPTIETYDGTTDPDMHLVAYRHHMYVQGTNEATWCKYFPATLKGVASKWFERLPPGPIASFNELQTLFSTRFMAHKEERKTSMHLGRIQQGKDESLRSYVKRFNLEAGQIPDLPDGVSFDNFIRGLKKGSFKFDLVKKSVRTMAEVLDEAETFIHATEICSASKDGRTGEATDSSGKKDKIDIKAPRVNGTWALSKEHDTNSHGHKRERTQEREYFEYNLDLLTILKDVGTRFDLERPFPMKSPAESRDPKLYCHFHEDIGHETKNYRSLKRALDGLASKGHLKNYLQRNAHGYGKNQYKKNKTPVSPTEGNHSEGGFVAIISGGPAAGGPTMRG, translated from the coding sequence ATGACgctaaggcacatgagtacATCCTTCTCTGAGGATATCATGAATGCCCCGAAAGAGCCCAAGGTAAAAACTCCTACCATTGAAACCTATGACGGTACCACAGATCCCGACATGCACTTAGTTGCATACCGTCATCatatgtatgttcaaggaaccaatgaagccacttggtgcaaatattttccgGCCACTctcaaaggagtagcgtctAAATGGTTTGAGCGATTGCCCCCAGGGCCAATTGCCTCTTTCAACGAACTGCAAACTCTGTTCTCCACtaggttcatggcacacaaggaagaaaggaaaacaagtaTGCACTTGGGAAGAATTCAACAGGGGAAAGATGAATCACTAAGAAGCTATGTGAAACGTTTCAACCTAGAGGCCGGACAGATCCCAGATTTGCCTGACGGCGTCTCCTTCGATAATTTTATTAGGGGATTGAAGAAGGGATCCTTTAAGTTTGACCTAGTCAAGAAAAGTGTGCGGACTATGGCCGAAGTTTTGGACGAGGCCGAAacatttatccatgcaacagaaatatgcagcgcgtcaaaAGATGGAAGGACTGGAGAAGCGACAGATTCCTCAGGGAAGAAGGACAAGATAGACATAAAAGCCCCACGAGTAAATGGTACTTGGGCACTCtcaaaagagcatgataccaatTCTCATGGACACAAGAGAGAACGTACACAAGAAAGGGAATACTTCGAGTATAACTTAGATCTCCTCACAATACTGAAAGACGTCGGAACCAGGTTTGACCTTGAACGACCTTTCCCCATGAAGTCTCCTGCTGAGAGTCGAGACCCTAAGTTGTATTGCCatttccatgaagacatagGGCATGAAACCAAGAACTATAGAAGCTTGAAGAGAGCTCTAGACGGCCTAGCCTCTAAAGGAcacctcaagaactacttacagaGGAATGCTCACGGCTATGGGAAAAACCAGTACAAAAAGAACAAGACACCTGTCTCACCTACAGAGGGAAATCACAGCGAAGGGGGATTTGTAGCCATCATATCTGGGGGACCAGCAgctggaggacccaccatgagggGGTAG